A part of Flavobacteriaceae bacterium GSB9 genomic DNA contains:
- a CDS encoding Crp/Fnr family transcriptional regulator, with amino-acid sequence MTKDLLNQKFAHIFDADLISEISEKGVFKTFKQNEIIIDINQPLKYIPLLLSGDIKILREDSDGNELLIYFLEAGETCAMSLTCCLGTTKSKIRAVAEKDSSLILIPVENMQTWFHSNASWREFILQSYQIRFDEMLDAIDNLAFMKMDERLHKYLKNKAMLHGSQTINIKHQDIAEDLHTSRVVISRLLKQLENENKIKLSRNKIEIL; translated from the coding sequence ATGACCAAAGACCTATTAAACCAAAAGTTTGCCCATATTTTTGATGCCGATCTAATTTCCGAAATATCGGAAAAAGGCGTTTTCAAAACGTTTAAACAGAACGAAATCATTATAGACATCAATCAACCCTTAAAATATATTCCCCTATTACTATCGGGCGACATTAAGATTTTAAGGGAAGATTCTGATGGCAATGAGCTATTAATATACTTCCTAGAAGCTGGCGAAACCTGTGCCATGTCGCTTACCTGCTGTTTGGGCACTACAAAAAGTAAAATTAGGGCTGTGGCCGAAAAAGACTCCAGTCTTATTTTAATTCCGGTTGAAAACATGCAAACCTGGTTTCACAGTAATGCCAGTTGGCGGGAATTTATCCTTCAAAGCTACCAAATACGGTTTGATGAAATGCTTGATGCGATTGACAACCTTGCCTTTATGAAAATGGACGAACGCCTGCACAAATACCTAAAAAACAAAGCTATGCTACACGGCTCGCAGACCATAAACATAAAGCACCAAGACATTGCCGAAGACCTACATACATCACGCGTGGTCATTTCCAGACTTTTAAAACAACTGGAAAACGAAAACAAAATAAAACTTAGCCGCAATAAAATTGAAATACTGTAA
- a CDS encoding ATP-dependent Clp protease adaptor ClpS, translating into MSSKEKVSEELLLEEEVVTQNEIILYNDDVNTFEHVIETLIYACDHTAEQAEQCSLIVHYKGKCTVKTGLYDDLKPRCSMLLDAGLSAEIV; encoded by the coding sequence ATGAGTTCCAAAGAAAAAGTGTCAGAGGAATTATTGCTGGAAGAAGAAGTTGTAACGCAGAACGAAATTATTCTGTACAATGATGATGTAAACACTTTTGAACATGTTATTGAAACGCTTATTTACGCCTGCGATCACACGGCTGAGCAAGCAGAGCAATGTTCTTTAATTGTGCATTACAAAGGAAAGTGTACGGTTAAAACTGGGCTTTATGATGATTTGAAGCCTCGTTGTTCCATGCTACTTGACGCAGGGCTTAGTGCAGAAATCGTTTAA
- a CDS encoding YeeE/YedE family protein, translating into MKFIKFLFIGIFFGIVLVKSEAVSWYRIYEMFRFQSFHMYGIICTAIATGVLFLQISKKGYIKSVTGTHILVPKKGEGFARYIIGGSIFGLGWALIGTCPGPMYILLGAGVYSMLIVIAAAILGTFLYGLLKNKLPH; encoded by the coding sequence ATGAAGTTTATAAAATTTTTATTCATCGGTATATTTTTCGGAATTGTTTTGGTGAAATCCGAGGCCGTTTCATGGTATCGTATTTATGAAATGTTCAGGTTTCAATCTTTTCACATGTATGGTATTATATGCACAGCTATAGCAACAGGTGTTCTCTTTTTACAAATTTCTAAAAAAGGGTATATAAAAAGCGTTACGGGCACCCATATTTTAGTTCCTAAAAAGGGTGAGGGCTTTGCTCGTTACATTATAGGTGGCTCAATTTTTGGATTAGGCTGGGCGTTAATTGGTACCTGCCCAGGGCCTATGTACATACTTCTGGGTGCTGGCGTTTACAGTATGCTCATTGTAATTGCAGCGGCCATTTTGGGTACGTTTTTATATGGTTTGTTAAAAAACAAACTACCGCACTAA
- the tpiA gene encoding triose-phosphate isomerase, which produces MRKQIVAGNWKMNNDLAQTETLITSLKEQKQTSNAEVMIAPTATNLWQAYNSLKNSKIEVIAQNMHFAENGAYTGEISAKMLKSVGINTVILGHSERREYFGETDEILAKKVDAALAKGMDVIFCFGEELADRKAGNQEKVVGDQIKNALFHLEASAFSNIILAYEPVWAIGTGETASPEQAQDMHAFIRKTLADKYGNDVADSVSILYGGSVKPANAEEIFSKPDVDGGLIGGASLKAEDFFAIVNAF; this is translated from the coding sequence TAGCTGGAAACTGGAAAATGAATAATGATTTAGCACAAACAGAAACGCTAATAACAAGTTTAAAGGAACAAAAACAAACATCGAATGCCGAAGTCATGATTGCGCCAACAGCAACAAATCTATGGCAGGCTTATAACAGCCTAAAAAACTCTAAAATTGAAGTGATAGCGCAAAACATGCATTTTGCTGAAAATGGGGCATACACGGGAGAAATTAGTGCAAAAATGCTAAAGAGTGTAGGTATTAACACTGTTATTTTAGGCCATAGCGAGCGCCGTGAGTATTTTGGTGAAACTGATGAGATTTTGGCAAAAAAGGTAGATGCAGCTCTAGCCAAAGGGATGGATGTTATTTTTTGTTTTGGAGAAGAATTGGCCGATAGAAAAGCCGGTAACCAAGAAAAAGTTGTTGGCGACCAAATAAAAAATGCATTATTTCATTTAGAAGCTTCAGCTTTCAGTAATATCATTCTGGCTTACGAACCCGTTTGGGCTATTGGAACAGGAGAAACGGCAAGCCCTGAGCAAGCTCAAGATATGCATGCCTTTATTAGAAAAACCTTGGCAGATAAATATGGTAATGATGTGGCCGACTCTGTTTCTATTCTCTATGGAGGGAGTGTTAAGCCTGCCAATGCCGAAGAGATTTTCTCTAAACCTGATGTTGATGGTGGATTAATTGGAGGCGCTTCATTAAAAGCTGAAGACTTTTTCGCGATTGTAAACGCGTTTTAA
- a CDS encoding DUF2892 domain-containing protein: MKKNMGSLDKGIRVIAAIVIALLYYFNVITGTLAYVLMALAIIFLITSFVSFCPLYAPFGINTCKTKN; the protein is encoded by the coding sequence ATGAAAAAAAACATGGGAAGTTTAGATAAAGGCATCAGGGTGATAGCAGCCATTGTTATTGCCTTACTTTATTATTTTAACGTTATTACAGGCACCTTGGCCTATGTGTTAATGGCATTGGCTATTATCTTTCTAATTACCAGCTTTGTTAGTTTTTGTCCGCTATATGCGCCTTTTGGCATAAACACCTGTAAAACTAAAAATTAA
- a CDS encoding YeeE/YedE family protein: MESILNPWPWYVSGPLIALVMAILLYLGKTFGMSSNLKTMCTIAGAGKFSDFFKFNWKEQSWNLVVVLGAIIGGFIAVNYLSNDSITDLNPKTVAELKAMGFQNSGATLVPNEIFSFQSLKGVAILIIGGLLVGFGTRYADGCTSGHAITGLSSFQKASLIAVIGFFVGGLVMANFILPLIF; encoded by the coding sequence ATGGAATCTATTTTAAACCCTTGGCCTTGGTACGTTTCGGGGCCTTTAATTGCTTTGGTAATGGCCATTTTGCTCTATTTGGGTAAAACCTTTGGCATGTCGTCCAATTTAAAAACCATGTGTACCATTGCCGGTGCAGGAAAATTCAGTGATTTTTTTAAATTCAATTGGAAAGAACAATCCTGGAATCTTGTTGTGGTTCTTGGTGCTATCATTGGGGGCTTTATTGCCGTTAACTATTTATCGAACGATAGCATAACCGACCTCAACCCTAAAACCGTTGCAGAACTCAAAGCCATGGGATTTCAAAATTCTGGTGCCACATTGGTTCCTAATGAAATTTTCAGCTTTCAAAGTTTAAAAGGTGTAGCCATTCTTATCATTGGTGGCTTGTTAGTTGGCTTTGGCACCCGCTATGCTGATGGCTGTACTTCAGGTCATGCCATTACTGGTTTAAGCAGTTTTCAAAAAGCATCACTTATAGCTGTAATTGGTTTTTTTGTTGGTGGTTTGGTTATGGCAAACTTTATTTTACCCTTAATTTTTTAG
- a CDS encoding sulfite exporter TauE/SafE family protein yields the protein MDMVQISGYVGALLIGMVLGLIGGGGSILTVPVLVYILGYNPVVATAYSLFVVGTSSLVGTFQKSKKGLVDFKTGLAFSFPSFVAVYITRRYLVPNIPEHLFSIGTFTVSKDVAIMIFFALIMLLASISMMKNGNSQNTPSSKQSYYKTFIQGLIIGTITGVIGAGGGFLYVPALVLWARISMKKAVGTSLIIITINSLIGFLGDVQNLDINWGFLLPFTAIAILGIILGVFLSKSISGQKLKKGFGTFILIMAIYIIYKELK from the coding sequence ATGGATATGGTCCAAATTTCGGGATACGTCGGCGCACTATTAATAGGCATGGTTTTAGGCCTTATTGGTGGTGGAGGCTCCATTTTAACAGTACCCGTTTTGGTCTATATTTTGGGTTACAACCCCGTTGTGGCCACAGCTTATTCATTATTTGTTGTGGGCACCTCATCTTTGGTAGGTACGTTTCAAAAATCCAAGAAGGGTTTAGTTGATTTTAAAACAGGATTAGCTTTTTCTTTTCCGTCGTTTGTCGCCGTGTATATAACGCGTCGTTACTTGGTTCCAAACATTCCGGAGCACTTGTTTTCAATTGGCACATTTACAGTATCGAAAGATGTCGCCATAATGATATTTTTTGCACTCATCATGTTATTGGCATCCATTTCGATGATGAAAAATGGAAACTCGCAAAATACGCCATCTTCAAAACAATCTTATTATAAAACTTTCATTCAAGGTCTAATTATAGGAACTATTACAGGTGTTATAGGGGCTGGAGGTGGCTTTCTATATGTACCTGCCTTGGTCCTTTGGGCCCGAATTTCCATGAAAAAGGCTGTTGGCACCTCACTTATTATCATCACCATAAATTCACTTATAGGCTTTTTAGGAGATGTTCAAAACCTAGACATTAATTGGGGTTTTCTTCTGCCTTTCACTGCCATTGCCATTTTAGGTATCATATTGGGCGTTTTTCTATCTAAGTCAATTAGCGGACAAAAACTGAAAAAGGGTTTTGGAACTTTTATTTTAATAATGGCCATATACATCATTTACAAAGAGTTAAAATAA
- a CDS encoding DUF2892 domain-containing protein, whose translation MLNTYFRTIVGSMILLSVILTVYVNQNWMWFTVFIGVNLIQSAFTKWCLLETILVKLGAKKESGNCSSC comes from the coding sequence ATGTTAAACACCTATTTTAGAACCATCGTTGGAAGCATGATACTTTTAAGTGTTATTCTTACCGTTTATGTAAACCAAAACTGGATGTGGTTCACCGTTTTTATTGGCGTAAACCTAATTCAATCTGCTTTTACCAAATGGTGTCTTTTAGAAACTATTTTAGTGAAATTGGGCGCTAAAAAAGAAAGCGGAAACTGTTCGTCTTGTTAA
- a CDS encoding efflux RND transporter permease subunit, with product MKEGLAGKIAKVFMTSKLTVLLMIVFMVIGVYSSFLIPREEEPQIDVPMADIFVGYPGASPTEVESRVIKPLEQLISNIKGVEYVYSTSMKEQGMVIVQFYVGEDIERSFVKLYNEINKHMDQMPEGVTFPLVKTRAIDDVPMLGLTLWSEHYDDFQLGQMAQELEAEIKKVNDVAITHKIGGRERQIRVILDKDKLASAGLDFLSVSEMIRANNAQLNSGTFDKNDTEFVVNTGKFLESVTNVENLVVGVQQNQPIYLKQVAKIVDGPEVPQNYVSLGFGQASEKASDYKSEYPAVTISVAKRKGADAMKIADIIIDKVEHLRKTLIPDDVHVEITRNYGETASHKVSELLLHLIGSIIAVTFVVMLAMGWRGGLVVFLSVPITFALTLLSYYMLDYTLNRITLFALVFVTGIVVDDSIIIAENMHRHFKMKSLPFKQAALYAINEVGNPTILATFTVIASVLPMAFVSGLMGPYMAPMPIGASIAMILSLFVALTITPYLGYIFLREKDKKGVAEKPKKPLEDTKIYKFYEKLERPLIESRSKRWLFLGLTFVFLMGTMVMFFTNSVVVKMLPFDNKNEFQVVIDMPEGTTLERTAVVAQEISQYLSTRPEVVNYQNYIGTSAPITFNGLVRHYDLRGGSNMADIQVNLVDKGERNAQSHDIAKLLRPEIQRIASKYNANIKVVEVPPGPPVLSTLVAEIYGPDYDKQMEIANEVQNILNNTEDVVDVDWMVEADQKEFQFTIGKEKAMLYGVAPKQIAYTMNMALSNRPLTVLYDEDAVNQIGLVLALDEKEKSTIQDISQLKVKSQQGNLVPIVDLVDISETTSAKSIYRKNQKRVVYVLADMAGELESPAYAILGMEEKLKTIPLPQGYDINEMYLGQPEYEDDYTVKWDGEWQITLEVFRDLGIAFLGAIILIYILIVGWFQNFKAPVVMMVAIPLSMIGIILGHWLMGAFFTATSFIGMIALAGIMVRNSVLLIDFINLRLEEGVPLKQAAIEAGAVRTTPILLTAGTVVIGAFVILFDPIFQGLAISLMGGTIVSTFLTLLVVPLVYYMIERKNHK from the coding sequence ATGAAAGAAGGTTTAGCAGGAAAAATTGCCAAAGTCTTTATGACATCGAAGCTTACAGTGCTTTTAATGATTGTATTTATGGTCATTGGCGTGTACAGCTCGTTTTTAATTCCTCGTGAAGAAGAACCACAAATTGATGTGCCCATGGCCGACATTTTTGTTGGGTATCCAGGCGCGAGTCCAACCGAAGTTGAAAGTAGAGTCATCAAGCCTTTAGAGCAATTAATCTCAAATATAAAAGGTGTGGAATATGTGTATTCTACGTCGATGAAAGAACAAGGTATGGTTATCGTTCAGTTTTATGTGGGCGAAGACATCGAGCGTTCATTTGTGAAATTATACAACGAAATCAATAAGCATATGGACCAAATGCCGGAAGGCGTGACGTTTCCGTTAGTAAAAACACGTGCTATTGATGATGTGCCCATGTTAGGGTTAACCTTGTGGAGTGAGCATTACGACGATTTCCAATTAGGGCAAATGGCTCAAGAATTGGAAGCCGAAATTAAGAAAGTGAATGACGTAGCCATTACGCATAAAATAGGCGGAAGAGAACGTCAAATACGTGTCATTTTAGATAAAGATAAACTAGCCAGTGCCGGATTGGACTTTTTATCGGTTTCTGAAATGATTAGAGCCAACAACGCGCAATTAAATTCTGGAACGTTTGATAAAAACGACACTGAATTTGTAGTAAACACTGGTAAGTTTTTAGAGTCAGTGACCAATGTTGAAAATCTAGTAGTTGGTGTACAGCAAAATCAGCCAATCTACTTAAAGCAAGTCGCAAAAATCGTTGATGGTCCTGAAGTCCCACAAAACTATGTGAGTTTAGGTTTTGGTCAAGCTAGCGAAAAGGCAAGTGATTATAAATCTGAATATCCAGCAGTAACTATTTCGGTCGCCAAACGAAAAGGTGCAGACGCGATGAAAATTGCCGATATCATCATCGATAAAGTAGAACATTTACGCAAAACCCTAATTCCAGATGATGTTCACGTAGAAATCACTAGGAACTATGGTGAAACAGCGTCTCACAAGGTTTCCGAATTATTATTACACCTTATTGGTTCTATTATCGCGGTAACGTTTGTGGTGATGTTGGCCATGGGTTGGCGTGGCGGATTGGTCGTGTTTTTATCGGTGCCAATCACCTTTGCTTTAACCTTGTTAAGTTATTATATGCTGGATTACACGCTTAACCGTATCACTTTATTCGCGTTAGTATTTGTAACAGGTATTGTGGTAGACGATTCCATTATCATTGCCGAAAATATGCACCGCCATTTTAAGATGAAAAGCTTACCGTTCAAGCAAGCAGCATTATATGCCATAAACGAAGTTGGTAACCCGACTATTTTAGCAACCTTTACCGTAATTGCCTCAGTTTTACCCATGGCGTTTGTATCTGGTTTAATGGGGCCATATATGGCGCCCATGCCAATTGGAGCATCTATTGCGATGATTTTATCGTTATTCGTAGCCTTAACCATTACACCGTATTTAGGTTATATTTTCTTGCGTGAAAAAGACAAGAAGGGTGTAGCGGAAAAACCTAAAAAACCATTAGAGGACACTAAAATTTACAAGTTTTATGAGAAACTAGAACGTCCGTTAATTGAAAGTCGTTCAAAACGTTGGTTGTTTTTAGGATTAACCTTTGTGTTCTTGATGGGAACGATGGTGATGTTTTTTACCAATTCGGTCGTTGTAAAGATGCTGCCGTTCGATAACAAAAACGAATTTCAAGTGGTTATTGATATGCCCGAAGGCACAACCTTAGAGCGTACAGCGGTTGTGGCTCAAGAAATTTCGCAATACTTATCAACACGACCAGAAGTGGTTAATTACCAAAATTATATTGGCACATCGGCTCCTATTACCTTTAACGGATTGGTTCGTCATTACGATTTACGTGGCGGAAGCAATATGGCCGATATACAAGTTAATCTTGTGGATAAAGGTGAACGCAATGCTCAAAGTCATGATATTGCTAAGTTATTACGGCCAGAGATTCAAAGAATAGCTTCAAAATACAACGCCAATATAAAAGTTGTTGAAGTACCACCAGGACCTCCAGTATTATCAACATTAGTGGCTGAAATTTATGGTCCAGATTACGATAAGCAAATGGAAATTGCTAACGAAGTTCAAAATATTTTGAATAATACAGAAGATGTTGTTGACGTCGATTGGATGGTAGAAGCTGATCAAAAAGAGTTTCAATTTACTATCGGCAAAGAAAAAGCGATGCTTTATGGTGTAGCGCCAAAACAGATTGCTTACACCATGAATATGGCCTTATCAAACAGACCGTTAACCGTTTTATATGATGAAGATGCGGTGAACCAAATTGGGTTGGTATTGGCTTTAGATGAAAAGGAAAAATCGACCATTCAAGATATTTCACAGTTAAAAGTTAAATCACAACAAGGCAACTTAGTTCCGATTGTTGATTTAGTTGATATTTCTGAAACGACCAGTGCCAAAAGCATTTACCGTAAAAATCAAAAACGTGTGGTGTATGTTTTAGCCGATATGGCTGGCGAGTTGGAAAGTCCTGCGTATGCGATTTTAGGAATGGAAGAAAAATTAAAAACCATTCCGTTACCACAAGGCTATGACATTAACGAAATGTATCTCGGCCAACCCGAATACGAAGACGATTATACCGTAAAATGGGATGGCGAATGGCAAATTACTTTGGAAGTATTTAGGGATTTAGGCATTGCCTTTTTAGGTGCTATTATTTTAATCTATATCTTAATTGTTGGTTGGTTCCAAAACTTTAAAGCTCCAGTTGTTATGATGGTTGCCATTCCTTTATCCATGATTGGTATTATTTTGGGACACTGGTTAATGGGGGCATTTTTCACCGCAACATCATTCATCGGAATGATAGCCTTGGCGGGAATTATGGTGCGTAACTCGGTTTTGCTAATTGATTTTATAAACCTTCGTTTAGAGGAAGGCGTACCTTTAAAACAGGCCGCTATTGAGGCTGGAGCCGTGCGTACAACACCCATTCTATTAACCGCTGGAACCGTGGTAATAGGAGCTTTCGTTATCTTATTCGACCCCATTTTCCAAGGCTTGGCAATTTCACTCATGGGCGGAACCATTGTATCCACTTTTTTAACCCTATTGGTTGTGCCATTAGTGTATTACATGATAGAACGTAAAAACCATAAATAA
- a CDS encoding MBL fold metallo-hydrolase yields the protein MKIEQIYTGCLAQGAYYVESNGEVAIIDPLRETQQYVDKAKKENAKIKYIFETHFHADFVSGHIDLAEKTGATIVYGPGAKTAYDIYEAKDNEAFKLGNVTIKVLHTPGHTLESATYLLLDENGKEHAIFSGDTLFLGDVGRPDLAIKSDLTKEDLAKMLYDSLRNKIMPLPDDVIVYPAHGAGSACGKNLSKETVGVLGEQKETNYALRADMTKQEFVDEVLSGITPPPQYFEKNAMMNKMGYDDFETVLKKGDTPLSPEEFEAIANQQSALVLDVRSEQDFVKEHIPNSIFIGLNGSFAPWVGALITDLKQPILLVTPQGKEQEAVTRLSRVGYDNTLGYLKDGIKAWKAAGKDIESITSIPVEQFSKEFDSKATKVLDVRKDGEYKSEHLKGDNVQHFALDYINENMNSINKNNTYYLHCAGGYRSVIAASILKARGFDKLIDIAGGFGAIKDSELPTTDYVCPTTL from the coding sequence ATGAAAATTGAACAGATATATACAGGTTGTTTAGCGCAAGGCGCTTATTACGTAGAATCTAATGGTGAAGTGGCTATAATAGACCCTTTACGCGAAACGCAACAATATGTGGACAAGGCCAAAAAAGAAAACGCCAAAATCAAATATATTTTTGAAACCCATTTTCATGCCGATTTTGTTTCTGGCCACATCGATTTAGCTGAAAAAACGGGCGCGACCATTGTTTATGGTCCTGGTGCTAAAACAGCCTATGATATTTATGAAGCCAAAGACAATGAAGCATTTAAACTCGGTAACGTAACTATAAAGGTACTCCATACACCTGGACATACTCTAGAATCTGCAACTTATCTGCTGTTGGATGAAAATGGCAAAGAACACGCTATTTTTTCTGGAGACACCCTATTTTTAGGTGATGTAGGGCGTCCCGATTTAGCTATTAAATCAGACTTAACAAAAGAAGATTTAGCAAAAATGCTATACGACTCTTTACGGAACAAAATCATGCCGCTTCCAGACGATGTGATTGTTTATCCAGCGCATGGTGCGGGCTCGGCTTGTGGAAAAAACCTCAGTAAAGAAACGGTGGGCGTTTTGGGCGAACAGAAAGAAACCAACTATGCCTTAAGAGCAGACATGACCAAGCAAGAGTTTGTAGATGAAGTCCTATCGGGCATTACCCCACCACCGCAATATTTTGAAAAAAATGCCATGATGAATAAAATGGGGTACGATGATTTTGAAACCGTACTAAAAAAAGGCGACACGCCACTCTCTCCCGAAGAATTTGAAGCTATCGCTAATCAACAAAGCGCATTGGTTTTAGATGTTAGATCAGAACAAGATTTTGTAAAAGAACATATTCCCAATTCTATTTTTATTGGTTTGAATGGTTCATTTGCACCGTGGGTTGGCGCACTTATTACAGACCTTAAACAACCTATTTTATTGGTTACGCCGCAAGGAAAAGAACAGGAAGCCGTAACACGCCTCTCACGAGTAGGCTACGACAACACCCTAGGGTACTTAAAAGACGGCATTAAAGCTTGGAAAGCAGCTGGAAAAGACATCGAATCCATCACCTCAATCCCTGTCGAACAATTTTCTAAAGAATTTGATAGCAAAGCGACAAAAGTGTTGGATGTTAGAAAAGATGGTGAATATAAATCTGAACACTTAAAAGGCGATAACGTACAGCATTTTGCCCTCGATTACATTAACGAAAACATGAATTCGATAAACAAAAACAACACCTATTACCTGCATTGCGCTGGAGGTTACCGATCGGTTATTGCAGCATCTATTTTAAAAGCTCGCGGGTTTGATAAGCTTATAGACATTGCGGGAGGATTTGGAGCTATTAAAGACAGCGAATTACCAACAACAGATTACGTTTGCCCTACAACATTATAA
- the prmA gene encoding 50S ribosomal protein L11 methyltransferase codes for MSNTIYIGYYFKVEPLQPATEILIAELGYAGFESFVETEDGVTAYIQKDDWDDNILYDIQILNSDEFQISFTFEEIEQTNWNEEWEKNFNPIVVNGVCSVRAPFHERFDTKYDIIIEPKMSFGTGHHETTHMMIQHILKNDFEGKSVLDMGCGTGVLAILAEMKGAKPIDAVDYDNWCYVNSLENVERNKSEHITVIEGDASVLKNKKYDIIIANINRNILLQDMEVYSGCLNENGMLFLSGFYDDDIPVIQESCEKYMLKFEEKLERNNWVSLKFLN; via the coding sequence ATGTCGAACACCATTTATATAGGGTATTATTTTAAGGTAGAGCCATTACAGCCCGCCACAGAAATTTTAATAGCAGAACTTGGTTATGCTGGGTTTGAGAGTTTTGTGGAAACCGAAGATGGCGTTACGGCTTATATTCAAAAAGATGATTGGGATGATAATATTTTGTACGATATTCAAATATTAAATTCCGATGAATTTCAAATTTCATTCACTTTTGAGGAGATAGAGCAGACCAACTGGAATGAAGAATGGGAAAAGAACTTCAACCCCATTGTTGTTAACGGGGTTTGTAGCGTTAGGGCGCCATTTCACGAAAGGTTCGATACAAAATACGATATTATTATCGAGCCCAAAATGAGTTTTGGCACGGGGCACCACGAAACTACCCACATGATGATACAGCATATATTAAAAAACGATTTTGAAGGTAAATCTGTTTTAGATATGGGGTGCGGAACAGGTGTTTTGGCTATTTTAGCCGAGATGAAAGGCGCCAAACCCATAGATGCTGTAGACTACGATAATTGGTGTTATGTTAATAGTTTGGAAAACGTTGAGCGTAATAAAAGTGAGCATATCACTGTCATAGAAGGCGATGCTTCTGTTTTGAAAAATAAAAAATACGATATCATCATTGCTAATATAAATCGTAATATTTTGCTACAGGATATGGAGGTTTATTCAGGTTGTTTAAACGAAAACGGCATGTTGTTTTTAAGTGGTTTTTATGATGATGACATTCCTGTTATTCAAGAATCGTGTGAAAAATATATGTTAAAATTTGAGGAAAAATTGGAAAGAAATAATTGGGTTTCTCTAAAATTTTTAAATTAG